Below is a window of Littorina saxatilis isolate snail1 linkage group LG2, US_GU_Lsax_2.0, whole genome shotgun sequence DNA.
ATTTCTTGAACTCTTTTTTTTGTCCCTTTGGCTGCAAGGAATGACGAAATATGGACTGCATCCAACGACCTTCTCAAATTAAACGACTGGCGTGGAGCgtttggtgccaagatgactaACATTGACTGGTCACCTGGTCTGCCCGATTTGAGTGGTGACAAAAATTGCGCCACCCAGAAACTGACCGGAGACAAAAGTCAGAGGAACAAGAAGTGTTACGGTCTCCTGCTTCCGCCGACTTTCCAGTACGTTTGCGAACTGTGGCATAAAGGTAAGTTCAAtctgtgtcaaagtgtgtgtgtgtgtgtgtgtgtgtgtgtgtgtgtgtgtgtgtgtgtgtgcatgtttgcaaGCGCAAGCAAGCGTCCACttaacttgtgtgtgtgtgtgtgtgtgtgccggtgtgtgtgtgtgccggtgtgtgtgtgtgtgtgtcagtgtgtgtgtgtgtgtgtgtgtgcgtcagtgcgtgcgtttgtgcgtgtctgAGTTATATGTACGTGAGTGCGTCTAAGTCAGGATACGACCTTTTTAAAAGtgctttattttttataaatgcAAGGAGTGCTAAGCCAAAGGCcagaaataacaaacaaaatatgttagtgtgtgtcttACTGAAATGATACTCTTATTccttgtaaaagcctggatGGATGCATGGAAACATATACGATGGTCAGCAGGGGAAGGTAGCCATGTACCTGTAACAAGCCCGTTTGCAAGAAATTTCACTGAAGTGTACATAAATTATGTCTTTCAAAAAACGTGTacgttttcctttctttcttgagGTTTCACCTGTACAGCATGCCAATTATACACTGCGCAATGCCATCGTTTGATTTCGGTCCATTCctaattgtttttgttgttgttgtttgtttgtttgtttgtttttacatttagtcaagttttgactaaatgttttaacatagaggggggaatcgagacgagggtcgtggtgtatgtgcgtgtgtgtgtgtgtgtgtgtgtgtgtgtctgtctgtgcgtgtgtgtgtgtagagcgattcagactaaactactgggccgatctttatgaaatttgacatgagatttcctgggtatgatatcctcagacgtttttttcattttttgataaatgtctttgatgacgtcatatccggcttttcgtgaaagttgaggcggcactgtcacgccctcatttttcaaccaaattggttgaaattttggtcaagtaatcttcgacgaagcccggacttcggtattgcatttcagcttggtggcttaaaaattaattaatgactttggtcattaaaaatctgaaaattgtaaaaaaaatattttttttataaaacgatccaaatttacgttcatcttattctccatcatttttggattccaaaaacatataaatatgttatatttggattaacaacaagctctgaaaattaaatatataaaaattattatcaaaatttttttttcgaaatcaatttaaaaacactttcatcttattccttgtcggttcctgattccaaaaacatatagatatgatatgtttggattcaaaacacgctcagaaagttaaaacgaagagaggtacagaaaagcgtgctatccttctcagtgcaacgaataccccgctcttcttgtcaattccactggcactgcctttgccacgggcggtggagtgacgatgctacgagtatacggtcttgctgcgttgcgttgcgttcagtttcattctgtgagttcgacagctacttgactaaatgttgtattttcgccttacgcgacttgtttgctttGCAGACATCAGTGCAGCAAGATTCCAGCAGGTAACAAGCTCAAACCTCAACTCCGTTCTCAGCGGCTTTGGTTTCGTCACCGATGCTGCCTTGAATGACAAGGTGCCCGTCCGACGTCACTATGAATGTGCCATGCGGTGTCTCGAGTCCAGAAACATCTGTGAAGGATTTGTCTTCAACAAGTCCGCCCAGAGGTGCAAGTTTCTGCGTGCTTTTGAGCCGGGACTCCTTGGCATGCT
It encodes the following:
- the LOC138952878 gene encoding uncharacterized protein, yielding MTSRKSWFSARDTCNALSSSLVHVDSPYMVDFLVNIKDAGLLTNDEIWTASNDLLKLNDWRGAFGAKMTNIDWSPGLPDLSGDKNCATQKLTGDKSQRNKKCYGLLLPPTFQYVCELWHKDISAARFQQVTSSNLNSVLSGFGFVTDAALNDKVPVRRHYECAMRCLESRNICEGFVFNKSAQRCKFLRAFEPGLLGMLLPSTAITTIKNDGSKVYVMNG